The following proteins come from a genomic window of Tenebrio molitor chromosome 9, icTenMoli1.1, whole genome shotgun sequence:
- the LOC138139169 gene encoding receptor-type tyrosine-protein phosphatase S-like isoform X2, whose translation MELEVARRIVLFLILIINIHHSQCQNNFFVVHNYDKDEYYCMTNSSFALSWVDDDTKQEFEEVSEFVPNTHLYRHSDLKYGPDWQFETRIDDEAIFDRRWETLQMYRTGNKYYNGAELNYNVANKLKTDFNIFISIRISSEAHLYLCDGSDVFMSNCYWFFLQGNEIQIQKKPSKDEEETKMIPLLRVEHSNNSFYLTSKQWRHFQISKKANYLSFIPLNNDVPLIESFDREVYNFTHMMIHSFDSIGLWKIHKSGGFYTKTMTVTLQINNIIIEESGDICMSLFVKMCKFCNLTLTLMEGGHIEIAKKQFVASQVKWKEIRMKWKFFGDEVRNKSVALLVTTGGTDPVNGFWFIDENIRQCHDTEYRVIKSKRKAKCQLVSDDDDDIVSLDEIISADCDDDNVMRSLFPNDTSGSLKVCEKHGSQIKCFCSIERKKCDCEFDDRNSKETCEHCLQHSCQHVDRSSAYTEDYDDSIRNLTVTNRGVSSIGFKWQKPQNFSGEIEYYLIKNQLTHHQGCDDENNKNHPMKFTYVTRTDVTISNLSTYAEYLFSVSAWKSQFGGTPVNVTLTTLPLDTIRDEEIPEIQFQAFHSRSVLVKLSWMDCTLIRGPFQLRIRTSCSNVWCHEDVYPEIEGDLRLLYNLTDLHPHSDYNLRIEFCRNGTICGDIVKYARFQTRPEPPLSVKDVLVYSKNESSISLRWKPPYPPTGILRRYKISFSNSSEKDIFVTDSPCKLWSDYQCFTLSKLDKMKNYTVTIQAQNKIPEGFGRASSIGAKTKTEPSKKPQNFTIHWTLQNDLDLTWQHPIEANGPITFFNISVLPTIFFDEHEVIRVSLPVGQYNNYYKYTIKGKRLMPSTSYTIKISAFNGDDGEEEVVDETSPPAIPFFEADLKTFPSNNTIAVKILPRVNGGKENFENQLELFLLIFDESINNKSHVEQLQRLQEDHHLSKFRMLYHCRIKDMSGNYLTIGKESGIVDGCLGYENPPLNLSTTYKITILLVNTYLGKSSYKLHSFQAVISHEKNLLMSTILPLLALLLVMSVVILLSYYYVTKRKMRVTTQGSQGSGHERVPLVENPISKANEENASNKQDNFRSKYTHIKVPHFGKYVKDGLQDGMLKSQYEAIVQKFSHNYQNIRNGLILDYVDVRDVDNDNSHSKVYVVAEFPTPDQVDDFWQIIWKENIEHIVLIDESIPQENYWPKESNLIRCNNIAIHCVVENIFPGYECRKFTLTHEQEIRIVHQLRLTSWPQRDEPPLVFVPFFQNMCEIPWKSESPILVHSRIDLARTGFALLCDMCIRTAGQNGTVDVLGTFQNLMDCLFPLVLDIDYYQLAHLVILEYLLAADIRNKLITKNKDLAFCFSEFEFRKCVKYLEETLWLDKYLPKQRDVDPIYANDISSATYSTNEEISSYISTINRTCTVNCSDKFFVTEHPSSETLEHFWKVVDKRNVTVILSLNQITSPNQNFWPTEDNPQIILSDYLILKHQQAEKYNFYDRTQVQLVQDTKTKNVEIFSTTWSSEAICPPSVTEFVEFFTATNKRKSDSILVTCSDGGTASGLYVGMSYNVEKIKQDGKFDFCTCVRIVRRQSPLFLQKEEQWLFMWGALAVYLEYCRSHETLSSVLFS comes from the exons atggagTTAGAAGTTGCAAGACGAATTGTGCTATTTTTAATACTAATTATTAATATACACCATTCGcaatgccaaaataatttcttcGTGGTCCATAATTATGACAAAGATGAGTACTACTGCATGACCAACAGCAGTTTTGCTTTAAGCTGGGTTGACGACGACACCAAACAGGAATTTGAAGAAG TTTCGGAATTTGTTCCAAATACACATCTGTATCGCCATTCAGATTTAAAGTACGGTCCAGACTGGCAATTTGAAACACGAATTGACGACGAAGCAATTTTTGATCGACGATGGGAaa ccTTGCAAATGTACAGAACAGGCAACAAATATTATAATGGTGCAGAGTTGAATTACAACGTcgcgaataaattaaaaactgatttcaacattttcatctcaattcgaatttcaagcGAAGCTCATCTATATCTTTGTGATGGCAGCGACGTATTTATGTCAAACTGTTATTGGTTCTTTTTACAAGGAAACgaaatacaaatacaaaagAAACCAAGCAAAGATGAAGAAGAAACAAAAATGATCCCGCTGTTGAGAGTGGAA CATAGCAACAATTCTTTCTATTTAACTAGCAAACAATGGCGTCACTTTCAAATATccaaaaaagcgaattatctATCTTTTATACCCTTAAACAATGATGTTCCATTAATAGAAAGTTTTGATCGTGAAGTCTATAATTTCACTCATATGATGATACACAGCTTCGACTCGATTGGTCTTTGGAAGATTcataaaa GTGGAGGCTTTTATACCAAAACCATGACAGTTACATTGCAAATCAATAACATTATTATAGAAGAAAGTGGAGATATTTGCATGTCACTCTTtgtcaaaatgtgtaaattttGTAACTTGACGTTGACACTAATGGAAGGAGGACATATTGAAATTGCAAAAAAGCAATTCGTAGCATCGCAG GTGAAATGGAAAGAAATTAGAATGaaatggaagttttttggtgatGAAGTACGGAATAAATCTGTAGCTCTTTTAGTAACCACTGGTGGTACTGATCCAGTAAATGGGTTTTGGTTTATCGACGAGAACATCAGGCAATGTCATGATACTG AATATCGTGTGATTAAATCCAAACGAAAAGCGAAATGTCAACTTGTTTCTGATGATGATGACGATATTGTCTCATTGGACGAAATTATTTCAGCAGATTGTGATGATGACAATGTCATGCGATCATTGTTTCCTAATGATACATCTGGTTCCTTGAAGGTTTGTGAAAAACATGGCTCACAAATCAAATGCTTTTGTTCTATCGAAAGGAAAA AATGTGATTGCGAATTTGATGATAGAAATAGCAAAGAAACATGTGAACACTGTTTACAACATTCTTGTCAACACGTCGATAGATCTAGTGCATATACTGAGGACTATGATG ATAGCATAAGAAATCTTACGGTTACGAACAGAGGAGTTTCTAGTATTGGTTTCAAGTGGCAAAAACCCCAAAACTTCAGTGGCGAAATAGAATATTATCTTATCAAGAATCAG CTGACGCATCATCAAGGGTGTGACGACGAGAACAACAAAAACCATCCAATGAAATTCACATATGTGACAAGAACTGATGTTACAATTTCTAACTTATCTACGTACGCAGAATACTTGTTTTCAGTGTCAGCCTGGAAGAGCCAATTTGGAGGAACTCCAGTAAACGTCACTCTTACCACACTTCCACTAG aTACGATAAGAGACGAAGAAATTCCAGAAATACAGTTTCAAGCCTTTCACTCTCGTTCAGTTTTGGTAAAGTTGTCTTGGATGGATTGCACACTGATTCGAGGTCCTTTTCAACTAAGGATCAGGACGAGTTGTTCCAACGTGTGGTGCCACGAGGACGTCTACCCAGAAATAGAAGGCGACTTAAGACTTTTATATAATCTAACCGATTTGCATCCGCACTCGGATTACAATTTAAGAATTGAATTTTGTCGAAACGGAACGATTTGTGGCGACATTGTAAAATATGCAAGGTTTCAAACCCGCCCGGAACCACCACTTTCTGTAAAGGATGTGCTGGTCTACTCTAAAAACGAAAGCTCGATTTCCTTGAGGTGGAAACCACCATATCCTCCAACAGGAATCTTGAGACGTTACAAGATTAGTTTTAGTAACAGTTCGGAAAAGGATATATTTGTAACTGATTCACCTTGCAAATTATGGTCAGACTACCAGTGTTTTACATTGAGCAAACTagacaaaatgaaaaactatACTGTCACA ATTCAAgcccaaaataaaattcctgaAGGTTTTGGAAGAGCAAGTTCCATCGGAGCAAAAACCAAAACAG AGCCATCAAAAAAACCACAGAACTTCACCATCCACTGGACTCTTCAAAACGACCTTGACTTGACATGGCAACATCCGATCGAAGCCAACGGACctattacatttttcaacatttcagttcTTCCTACCATTTTCTTCGACGAACACGAGGTAATCCGCGTAAGTCTTCCTGTTGGGCAATACAACAACTACTACAAATACACC ATAAAAGGAAAACGCTTGATGCCCTCAACTTCTTATACAATCAAAATTTCTGCTTTCAATGGCGACGACGGAGAAGAAGAAGTTGTTGACGAAACTAGCCCTCCTGCAATTCCGTTCTTTGAAGCCGACCTAAAAACTTTCCCTTCAAATAACACGATTGCTGTCAAGATCTTGCCAAGGGTTAATGGTggtaaagaaaattttgaaaatcaacTTGAACTGTTTCTATTGATTTTCGATGAAAGTATCAATAACAAATCACATGTAGAACAGTTGCAACGGCTGCAAGAAGACCATCACCTGTCAAAATTCAGAATGTTGTACCATTGTCGAATAAAAGACATGAGCGGTAATTATTTGACAATTGGCAAAGAGAGTGGAATAGTGGACGGCTGTCTAGGTTACGAGAATCCTCCTTTAAATCTTTCTACAACTTACAAAATCACAATTTTGTTAGTCAACACCTACTTAGGCAAAAGCAGTTACAAGTTGCATTCCTTTCAAGCTGTGATTTCGCACGAAAAGAATCTTCTGATGAGTACAATTCTGCCACTCCTCGCTCTATTACTCGTCATGAGTGTGGTGAT ATTGCTGAGTTACTATTATGTGACCAAGAGGAAAATGCGTGTAACTACACAgg GTAGCCAAGGCTCTGGACATGAAAGAGTACCACTAGTTGAAAATCCA ATCAGTAAAGCAAATGAAGAAAATGCTTCAAACAAACAGGATAATTTTCGATCGAAATATACTCATATAAAAGTTCcacattttggaaaatatgtTAAAGATGGTCTGCAAGATGGAATGTTGAAAAGTCAGTATGAG GCAATCGTTCAAAAATTCTCCCACAATTACCAAAATATAAGAAACGGCCTTATTTTAGACTATGTAGATGTTCGCGATGTAGAC aaTGATAATTCTCACAGTAAAGTTTACGTTGTTGCTGAGTTCCCGACACCAGACCAAGTGGATGACTTTTGGCaaataatttggaaagaaaatATTGAGCACATCGTATTGATAGACGAG AGTATCCCACAGGAAAATTATTGGCCGAAGGAAAGTAATCTGATTCGTTGCAACAACATTGCCATCCACTGtgttgttgaaaatatttttcctggGTATGAATGCAGAAAGTTCACTCTGACTCACGAACAGGAAATAAGAATT GTGCATCAACTTCGTTTGACTTCGTGGCCCCAAAGAGACGAACCTCCTTTAGTTTTTGTACCTTTCTTCCAAAACATGTGTGAAATCCCTTGGAAATCAGAGTCGCCCATACTGGTTCATTCCAG GATTGATTTAGCTCGCACGGGTTTTGCTTTGCTCTGTGATATGTGTATAAGAACCGCTGGGCAAAATGGTACCGTCGACGTGTTGGGAACGTTTCAGAACTTGATGGATTGTTTATTTCCGTTGGTCCTTGACATTGACTATTACCAATTGGCTCACTTAGTCATTCTAGAATATCTTCTTGCTGCTGACATCCGTAACAAACTGATTACCAAAAATAAAGATTTAGCGTTTTGCTTTAGCGAGTTCGAATTTCGCAAATGTGTAAAATACTTAGAAGAAACGTTGTGGTTGGACAAATATCTACCGAAGCAACGAGACGTGGATCCTa TATATGCAAATGACATTTCATCAGCTACGTATTCAACAAATGAAGAAATATCTTCGTATATTAGTACTATTAATCGAACTTGTACTGTCAACTGCTCTGACAAGTTTTTCGTAACAGAGCATCCATCGTCAGAGACATTAGAGCATTTTTGGAAAGTAGTAGATAAAAGAAATGTCACTGTAATACTTTCTTTGAATCAAATTACTTCGCCTAATCAA AATTTCTGGCCAACTGAAGACAATCCACAAATAATACTCTCAGATTATTTGATTTTGAAGCATCAACAAGCggagaaatataatttttatgacCGCACACAAGTCCAGCTAGTTCAAGATACGAAAACG aaaaatgttgaaatcttCTCAACAACCTGGTCGTCTGAAGCGATATGTCCTCCAAGTGTTACAGAATTTGTGGAGTTTTTTACCGCAacgaacaaaagaaaatctGATTCGATCTTGGTAACGTGTAG TGACGGAGGCACAGCTTCTGGTCTATATGTTGGAATGTCGTACAacgttgaaaaaataaagcaagatggaaaatttgacttttgtaCTTGTGTAAGGATAGTGAGACGGCAGAGTCCgctatttttgcaaaaagag GAACAATGGCTCTTTATGTGGGGAGCGTTGGCAGTCTATTTGGAATATTGTCGTAGTCATGAAACATTAAGTTCTGTGCTGTTCTCttaa
- the LOC138139169 gene encoding receptor-type tyrosine-protein phosphatase S-like isoform X3, translating into MELEVARRIVLFLILIINIHHSQCQNNFFVVHNYDKDEYYCMTNSSFALSWVDDDTKQEFEEVSEFVPNTHLYRHSDLKYGPDWQFETRIDDEAIFDRRWETLQMYRTGNKYYNGAELNYNVANKLKTDFNIFISIRISSEAHLYLCDGSDVFMSNCYWFFLQGNEIQIQKKPSKDEEETKMIPLLRVEHSNNSFYLTSKQWRHFQISKKANYLSFIPLNNDVPLIESFDREVYNFTHMMIHSFDSIGLWKIHKSGGFYTKTMTVTLQINNIIIEESGDICMSLFVKMCKFCNLTLTLMEGGHIEIAKKQFVASQVKWKEIRMKWKFFGDEVRNKSVALLVTTGGTDPVNGFWFIDENIRQCHDTEYRVIKSKRKAKCQLVSDDDDDIVSLDEIISADCDDDNVMRSLFPNDTSGSLKVCEKHGSQIKCFCSIERKSECDCEFDDRNSKETCEHCLQHSCQHVDRSSAYTEDYDDSIRNLTVTNRGVSSIGFKWQKPQNFSGEIEYYLIKNQLTHHQGCDDENNKNHPMKFTYVTRTDVTISNLSTYAEYLFSVSAWKSQFGGTPVNVTLTTLPLDTIRDEEIPEIQFQAFHSRSVLVKLSWMDCTLIRGPFQLRIRTSCSNVWCHEDVYPEIEGDLRLLYNLTDLHPHSDYNLRIEFCRNGTICGDIVKYARFQTRPEPPLSVKDVLVYSKNESSISLRWKPPYPPTGILRRYKISFSNSSEKDIFVTDSPCKLWSDYQCFTLSKLDKMKNYTVTIQAQNKIPEGFGRASSIGAKTKTEPSKKPQNFTIHWTLQNDLDLTWQHPIEANGPITFFNISVLPTIFFDEHEVIRVSLPVGQYNNYYKYTIKGKRLMPSTSYTIKISAFNGDDGEEEVVDETSPPAIPFFEADLKTFPSNNTIAVKILPRVNGGKENFENQLELFLLIFDESINNKSHVEQLQRLQEDHHLSKFRMLYHCRIKDMSGNYLTIGKESGIVDGCLGYENPPLNLSTTYKITILLVNTYLGKSSYKLHSFQAVISHEKNLLMSTILPLLALLLVMSVVILLSYYYVTKRKMRVTTQGSQGSGHERVPLVENPISKANEENASNKQDNFRSKYTHIKVPHFGKYVKDGLQDGMLKSQYEAIVQKFSHNYQNIRNGLILDYVDVRDNDNSHSKVYVVAEFPTPDQVDDFWQIIWKENIEHIVLIDESIPQENYWPKESNLIRCNNIAIHCVVENIFPGYECRKFTLTHEQEIRIVHQLRLTSWPQRDEPPLVFVPFFQNMCEIPWKSESPILVHSRIDLARTGFALLCDMCIRTAGQNGTVDVLGTFQNLMDCLFPLVLDIDYYQLAHLVILEYLLAADIRNKLITKNKDLAFCFSEFEFRKCVKYLEETLWLDKYLPKQRDVDPIYANDISSATYSTNEEISSYISTINRTCTVNCSDKFFVTEHPSSETLEHFWKVVDKRNVTVILSLNQITSPNQNFWPTEDNPQIILSDYLILKHQQAEKYNFYDRTQVQLVQDTKTKNVEIFSTTWSSEAICPPSVTEFVEFFTATNKRKSDSILVTCSDGGTASGLYVGMSYNVEKIKQDGKFDFCTCVRIVRRQSPLFLQKEEQWLFMWGALAVYLEYCRSHETLSSVLFS; encoded by the exons atggagTTAGAAGTTGCAAGACGAATTGTGCTATTTTTAATACTAATTATTAATATACACCATTCGcaatgccaaaataatttcttcGTGGTCCATAATTATGACAAAGATGAGTACTACTGCATGACCAACAGCAGTTTTGCTTTAAGCTGGGTTGACGACGACACCAAACAGGAATTTGAAGAAG TTTCGGAATTTGTTCCAAATACACATCTGTATCGCCATTCAGATTTAAAGTACGGTCCAGACTGGCAATTTGAAACACGAATTGACGACGAAGCAATTTTTGATCGACGATGGGAaa ccTTGCAAATGTACAGAACAGGCAACAAATATTATAATGGTGCAGAGTTGAATTACAACGTcgcgaataaattaaaaactgatttcaacattttcatctcaattcgaatttcaagcGAAGCTCATCTATATCTTTGTGATGGCAGCGACGTATTTATGTCAAACTGTTATTGGTTCTTTTTACAAGGAAACgaaatacaaatacaaaagAAACCAAGCAAAGATGAAGAAGAAACAAAAATGATCCCGCTGTTGAGAGTGGAA CATAGCAACAATTCTTTCTATTTAACTAGCAAACAATGGCGTCACTTTCAAATATccaaaaaagcgaattatctATCTTTTATACCCTTAAACAATGATGTTCCATTAATAGAAAGTTTTGATCGTGAAGTCTATAATTTCACTCATATGATGATACACAGCTTCGACTCGATTGGTCTTTGGAAGATTcataaaa GTGGAGGCTTTTATACCAAAACCATGACAGTTACATTGCAAATCAATAACATTATTATAGAAGAAAGTGGAGATATTTGCATGTCACTCTTtgtcaaaatgtgtaaattttGTAACTTGACGTTGACACTAATGGAAGGAGGACATATTGAAATTGCAAAAAAGCAATTCGTAGCATCGCAG GTGAAATGGAAAGAAATTAGAATGaaatggaagttttttggtgatGAAGTACGGAATAAATCTGTAGCTCTTTTAGTAACCACTGGTGGTACTGATCCAGTAAATGGGTTTTGGTTTATCGACGAGAACATCAGGCAATGTCATGATACTG AATATCGTGTGATTAAATCCAAACGAAAAGCGAAATGTCAACTTGTTTCTGATGATGATGACGATATTGTCTCATTGGACGAAATTATTTCAGCAGATTGTGATGATGACAATGTCATGCGATCATTGTTTCCTAATGATACATCTGGTTCCTTGAAGGTTTGTGAAAAACATGGCTCACAAATCAAATGCTTTTGTTCTATCGAAAGGAAAAGTG AATGTGATTGCGAATTTGATGATAGAAATAGCAAAGAAACATGTGAACACTGTTTACAACATTCTTGTCAACACGTCGATAGATCTAGTGCATATACTGAGGACTATGATG ATAGCATAAGAAATCTTACGGTTACGAACAGAGGAGTTTCTAGTATTGGTTTCAAGTGGCAAAAACCCCAAAACTTCAGTGGCGAAATAGAATATTATCTTATCAAGAATCAG CTGACGCATCATCAAGGGTGTGACGACGAGAACAACAAAAACCATCCAATGAAATTCACATATGTGACAAGAACTGATGTTACAATTTCTAACTTATCTACGTACGCAGAATACTTGTTTTCAGTGTCAGCCTGGAAGAGCCAATTTGGAGGAACTCCAGTAAACGTCACTCTTACCACACTTCCACTAG aTACGATAAGAGACGAAGAAATTCCAGAAATACAGTTTCAAGCCTTTCACTCTCGTTCAGTTTTGGTAAAGTTGTCTTGGATGGATTGCACACTGATTCGAGGTCCTTTTCAACTAAGGATCAGGACGAGTTGTTCCAACGTGTGGTGCCACGAGGACGTCTACCCAGAAATAGAAGGCGACTTAAGACTTTTATATAATCTAACCGATTTGCATCCGCACTCGGATTACAATTTAAGAATTGAATTTTGTCGAAACGGAACGATTTGTGGCGACATTGTAAAATATGCAAGGTTTCAAACCCGCCCGGAACCACCACTTTCTGTAAAGGATGTGCTGGTCTACTCTAAAAACGAAAGCTCGATTTCCTTGAGGTGGAAACCACCATATCCTCCAACAGGAATCTTGAGACGTTACAAGATTAGTTTTAGTAACAGTTCGGAAAAGGATATATTTGTAACTGATTCACCTTGCAAATTATGGTCAGACTACCAGTGTTTTACATTGAGCAAACTagacaaaatgaaaaactatACTGTCACA ATTCAAgcccaaaataaaattcctgaAGGTTTTGGAAGAGCAAGTTCCATCGGAGCAAAAACCAAAACAG AGCCATCAAAAAAACCACAGAACTTCACCATCCACTGGACTCTTCAAAACGACCTTGACTTGACATGGCAACATCCGATCGAAGCCAACGGACctattacatttttcaacatttcagttcTTCCTACCATTTTCTTCGACGAACACGAGGTAATCCGCGTAAGTCTTCCTGTTGGGCAATACAACAACTACTACAAATACACC ATAAAAGGAAAACGCTTGATGCCCTCAACTTCTTATACAATCAAAATTTCTGCTTTCAATGGCGACGACGGAGAAGAAGAAGTTGTTGACGAAACTAGCCCTCCTGCAATTCCGTTCTTTGAAGCCGACCTAAAAACTTTCCCTTCAAATAACACGATTGCTGTCAAGATCTTGCCAAGGGTTAATGGTggtaaagaaaattttgaaaatcaacTTGAACTGTTTCTATTGATTTTCGATGAAAGTATCAATAACAAATCACATGTAGAACAGTTGCAACGGCTGCAAGAAGACCATCACCTGTCAAAATTCAGAATGTTGTACCATTGTCGAATAAAAGACATGAGCGGTAATTATTTGACAATTGGCAAAGAGAGTGGAATAGTGGACGGCTGTCTAGGTTACGAGAATCCTCCTTTAAATCTTTCTACAACTTACAAAATCACAATTTTGTTAGTCAACACCTACTTAGGCAAAAGCAGTTACAAGTTGCATTCCTTTCAAGCTGTGATTTCGCACGAAAAGAATCTTCTGATGAGTACAATTCTGCCACTCCTCGCTCTATTACTCGTCATGAGTGTGGTGAT ATTGCTGAGTTACTATTATGTGACCAAGAGGAAAATGCGTGTAACTACACAgg GTAGCCAAGGCTCTGGACATGAAAGAGTACCACTAGTTGAAAATCCA ATCAGTAAAGCAAATGAAGAAAATGCTTCAAACAAACAGGATAATTTTCGATCGAAATATACTCATATAAAAGTTCcacattttggaaaatatgtTAAAGATGGTCTGCAAGATGGAATGTTGAAAAGTCAGTATGAG GCAATCGTTCAAAAATTCTCCCACAATTACCAAAATATAAGAAACGGCCTTATTTTAGACTATGTAGATGTTCGCGAT aaTGATAATTCTCACAGTAAAGTTTACGTTGTTGCTGAGTTCCCGACACCAGACCAAGTGGATGACTTTTGGCaaataatttggaaagaaaatATTGAGCACATCGTATTGATAGACGAG AGTATCCCACAGGAAAATTATTGGCCGAAGGAAAGTAATCTGATTCGTTGCAACAACATTGCCATCCACTGtgttgttgaaaatatttttcctggGTATGAATGCAGAAAGTTCACTCTGACTCACGAACAGGAAATAAGAATT GTGCATCAACTTCGTTTGACTTCGTGGCCCCAAAGAGACGAACCTCCTTTAGTTTTTGTACCTTTCTTCCAAAACATGTGTGAAATCCCTTGGAAATCAGAGTCGCCCATACTGGTTCATTCCAG GATTGATTTAGCTCGCACGGGTTTTGCTTTGCTCTGTGATATGTGTATAAGAACCGCTGGGCAAAATGGTACCGTCGACGTGTTGGGAACGTTTCAGAACTTGATGGATTGTTTATTTCCGTTGGTCCTTGACATTGACTATTACCAATTGGCTCACTTAGTCATTCTAGAATATCTTCTTGCTGCTGACATCCGTAACAAACTGATTACCAAAAATAAAGATTTAGCGTTTTGCTTTAGCGAGTTCGAATTTCGCAAATGTGTAAAATACTTAGAAGAAACGTTGTGGTTGGACAAATATCTACCGAAGCAACGAGACGTGGATCCTa TATATGCAAATGACATTTCATCAGCTACGTATTCAACAAATGAAGAAATATCTTCGTATATTAGTACTATTAATCGAACTTGTACTGTCAACTGCTCTGACAAGTTTTTCGTAACAGAGCATCCATCGTCAGAGACATTAGAGCATTTTTGGAAAGTAGTAGATAAAAGAAATGTCACTGTAATACTTTCTTTGAATCAAATTACTTCGCCTAATCAA AATTTCTGGCCAACTGAAGACAATCCACAAATAATACTCTCAGATTATTTGATTTTGAAGCATCAACAAGCggagaaatataatttttatgacCGCACACAAGTCCAGCTAGTTCAAGATACGAAAACG aaaaatgttgaaatcttCTCAACAACCTGGTCGTCTGAAGCGATATGTCCTCCAAGTGTTACAGAATTTGTGGAGTTTTTTACCGCAacgaacaaaagaaaatctGATTCGATCTTGGTAACGTGTAG TGACGGAGGCACAGCTTCTGGTCTATATGTTGGAATGTCGTACAacgttgaaaaaataaagcaagatggaaaatttgacttttgtaCTTGTGTAAGGATAGTGAGACGGCAGAGTCCgctatttttgcaaaaagag GAACAATGGCTCTTTATGTGGGGAGCGTTGGCAGTCTATTTGGAATATTGTCGTAGTCATGAAACATTAAGTTCTGTGCTGTTCTCttaa